From a single Leptospira neocaledonica genomic region:
- a CDS encoding AraC family transcriptional regulator: MEHLPGFFLHFWIQFGTALCLLLAAMELAKKKENAMPGGIFYLAIILALVESRLGLGLLPWAADHIWFWPAFFPAVWAVGPTLLLVSRNMVQFALDREIQIGKHFIPAILLLLGELTAYTILPAEEIREYIRNAMFGSNVDVLTGVTIFGSIHQTVYSIFLWVLFRKASKETDIPLSSLVYTILIVVFTTIQLCWFGYFLKNQFLLAAGSSFQTLGIVLVFLFSSRYPNFFISLKSEIQQKRYERTQLNGLDLDQLHTRIKELVEADKIYKEESLKIQDFAEKLLVSPHQLSRILNETYGKNFNEFLNSFRVEEAKTLLLEDLERTVLSIAYDVGFNTKSTFNAQFLKITGMTPLEWRKKGSKL, translated from the coding sequence TTGGAGCATCTGCCCGGTTTTTTTCTTCATTTTTGGATCCAATTTGGAACCGCACTTTGCCTACTTCTTGCGGCGATGGAACTCGCTAAAAAAAAGGAAAATGCGATGCCGGGTGGGATCTTCTATCTAGCTATCATTCTCGCCTTGGTGGAGAGTCGATTGGGCTTAGGTCTGCTACCATGGGCGGCGGATCATATCTGGTTTTGGCCGGCATTCTTTCCTGCAGTCTGGGCTGTAGGTCCCACATTACTTTTGGTTTCTAGGAATATGGTCCAATTTGCTTTGGACAGAGAGATCCAGATTGGAAAACATTTTATTCCGGCAATTTTACTCTTACTCGGAGAATTAACAGCTTATACGATTCTACCTGCAGAAGAGATCAGAGAATATATTCGAAATGCGATGTTCGGTTCTAATGTGGATGTTCTGACTGGAGTCACCATATTCGGTTCCATCCACCAAACGGTTTATTCCATTTTTCTTTGGGTATTATTCAGAAAAGCATCCAAGGAAACGGATATACCGCTTTCTTCTTTAGTATATACGATCCTGATCGTAGTGTTTACCACCATACAACTTTGTTGGTTCGGATATTTTTTGAAGAATCAATTTTTATTAGCTGCAGGTTCTAGTTTCCAAACTCTGGGGATCGTTCTTGTATTTTTATTCTCCTCAAGATATCCGAATTTTTTCATTTCTTTGAAGTCGGAGATCCAACAGAAAAGATACGAGAGGACCCAACTGAATGGATTGGATCTGGACCAACTTCATACTCGTATCAAGGAGCTGGTCGAGGCGGATAAAATATATAAGGAAGAAAGTCTGAAAATCCAAGACTTCGCCGAAAAACTATTGGTATCTCCTCACCAACTTTCCCGCATTCTAAACGAGACCTACGGCAAAAACTTCAATGAATTCCTAAATTCATTTCGAGTAGAAGAGGCCAAAACTCTTCTATTAGAGGACCTGGAACGAACTGTTCTTTCGATCGCATACGATGTTGGATTTAATACTAAGTCCACATTTAATGCACAGTTTTTGAAAATCACAGGAATGACTCCTCTAGAATGGAGAAAAAAAGGTAGCAAACTATAA
- a CDS encoding LA_0991 family prenyltransferase-like protein translates to MRNVLENKLWFYVHVLSLDICLGVLGSGALATVVTGAKMKTVWWFLLPLSVWVIYTLDHLLDGKKVGEDSINPRHKFHYDHSKVLTILCTIAAIISAVLAFLLLREIVLLGGVLLSALAILHLGIARWGKIRFGKEFSVALIYTLGVWFGPLLVVGFRSWTVPLLLFLFFLGTVLNLVMNSLMEAELDAKEGQVYLLGVLSPKLAKEWVLRLSLLGFLAALVLAGGIRKWAPGTSVSASLVIALICAVPGGILRYADKFQDSQKYRILGEGVFILGLFPWFLNSL, encoded by the coding sequence ATGCGAAACGTTTTAGAAAACAAACTTTGGTTTTATGTTCATGTACTAAGCTTGGATATATGTCTTGGCGTTTTAGGTTCCGGGGCTCTGGCCACAGTAGTAACGGGCGCCAAGATGAAAACAGTATGGTGGTTTCTTCTTCCCTTAAGCGTTTGGGTCATCTACACCTTAGATCATTTATTAGATGGAAAGAAAGTGGGAGAAGATTCAATCAACCCGCGTCACAAATTCCACTACGATCATTCCAAAGTTTTGACAATACTCTGCACAATTGCGGCAATCATTTCCGCAGTTCTCGCATTCCTATTATTAAGAGAGATCGTGTTATTAGGCGGAGTATTATTATCAGCTTTGGCTATTCTTCATCTAGGGATCGCTCGTTGGGGAAAGATACGTTTCGGAAAAGAATTCTCAGTAGCATTGATCTATACTTTAGGTGTCTGGTTCGGTCCTCTATTGGTTGTAGGGTTTCGTTCTTGGACAGTTCCCCTTCTTCTTTTCTTATTTTTTTTAGGCACCGTTCTAAATTTAGTAATGAACTCTCTCATGGAAGCAGAGTTAGACGCTAAGGAAGGCCAAGTTTATCTATTAGGAGTTCTCTCTCCGAAGCTTGCTAAGGAGTGGGTGTTACGATTGTCCTTGCTCGGATTTCTGGCTGCCTTAGTATTGGCCGGCGGAATAAGGAAATGGGCGCCGGGCACCTCGGTTTCGGCCTCTTTGGTGATCGCTCTCATCTGTGCAGTTCCGGGAGGAATCCTGCGTTACGCGGATAAATTCCAAGATTCTCAAAAGTATAGGATCCTTGGAGAAGGTGTTTTTATCTTGGGATTGTTCCCTTGGTTTTTAAACTCCCTTTAG
- a CDS encoding M15 family metallopeptidase, whose amino-acid sequence MRVYSFSLIFLLFTFYDCQKPPTPKLEEVKPFLKIEKGLVNIKDIDPNIVVDLRYSTSENFTGSIIYPFQTCLLRKETAEKLKAANADFQSYGYRIKIWDGYRPPYAQMVLWEKVPDPRYVGNPTKGGSVHNRGGAVDLTLIDSEGKELEMPSAYDEFTYKASPFRKDLDPAVSKNLEVLVGILTKHGFKQISSEWWHYNDGDAKVYPLVEVDPKLWEK is encoded by the coding sequence ATGAGAGTTTACAGCTTTAGTCTGATCTTCCTTTTGTTTACCTTCTATGATTGCCAAAAACCTCCTACCCCAAAATTAGAAGAAGTTAAACCTTTCTTAAAAATTGAAAAGGGCTTAGTCAACATAAAGGATATAGACCCGAATATAGTGGTCGATTTACGTTATTCTACTTCGGAGAATTTTACAGGCTCCATTATCTATCCTTTTCAAACTTGTTTACTCAGAAAAGAAACGGCAGAAAAACTAAAAGCTGCTAACGCCGATTTTCAGAGTTATGGATATAGAATTAAGATCTGGGATGGGTATCGTCCCCCTTACGCACAAATGGTCCTATGGGAGAAAGTCCCCGATCCAAGGTATGTAGGAAATCCTACAAAAGGAGGGTCCGTTCATAACCGAGGGGGAGCAGTCGATCTTACTCTTATAGATTCGGAAGGAAAAGAATTGGAAATGCCAAGCGCTTACGACGAATTTACATACAAAGCTTCTCCTTTTCGCAAAGATCTGGACCCGGCCGTTTCTAAAAATCTAGAAGTCCTTGTTGGAATTCTAACAAAACATGGATTCAAACAGATCAGTTCCGAATGGTGGCATTATAATGACGGGGATGCGAAAGTTTATCCCTTAGTAGAGGTGGATCCAAAACTTTGGGAGAAATGA
- a CDS encoding SDR family oxidoreductase — protein MGEFFKDKVVWITGASSGIGESLVKEAARRGATLVLSSRREKELKRVRKENGLTDSNSMILPLDLEDYKKLGKAPAQVLKTFGKIDVLINNGGISQRSLAHETSLETYETLMKVNYFGNIALTLAVLPHMRARKQGWVSTIASVAGLIGVPLRTGYSSTKFALTGFYEALRAENAKENLKVTLVYPGFVKTNISHNALKGDGSPQKKMDSVIENGIDADECARKILDAIENEDLQVIIAGGKEKFGLFLRHYFPKAFAKFLSKTAVT, from the coding sequence ATGGGAGAATTTTTCAAAGACAAAGTTGTATGGATTACTGGAGCCTCTTCTGGGATCGGAGAGTCCTTAGTAAAAGAAGCCGCGAGAAGAGGAGCGACATTAGTTCTTTCTTCCAGGAGAGAAAAAGAACTCAAAAGAGTTCGCAAAGAAAACGGACTAACAGATTCAAACAGCATGATCCTTCCTTTGGACCTGGAAGATTATAAAAAGTTAGGAAAGGCTCCTGCTCAAGTACTCAAAACTTTCGGAAAGATAGATGTTCTCATCAATAATGGCGGGATCAGCCAACGTTCCTTGGCTCACGAGACTTCCCTCGAGACTTATGAAACTTTGATGAAGGTAAATTATTTCGGTAATATCGCCCTGACTCTCGCAGTGCTCCCGCATATGAGAGCGAGAAAACAAGGTTGGGTTTCTACCATCGCGAGTGTTGCTGGACTTATCGGGGTTCCACTTAGAACCGGATATTCTTCCACCAAATTTGCATTAACCGGTTTTTACGAAGCACTTAGAGCGGAAAATGCAAAAGAAAATTTGAAAGTTACCTTAGTATATCCAGGTTTCGTCAAAACCAATATTTCGCATAACGCACTCAAAGGAGATGGAAGTCCTCAGAAAAAAATGGATAGTGTGATCGAGAACGGAATCGATGCGGACGAATGCGCTCGCAAAATTTTAGATGCAATCGAAAACGAAGATCTGCAAGTGATCATCGCAGGCGGAAAAGAGAAATTCGGTCTATTCTTAAGACATTATTTTCCTAAGGCTTTCGCTAAATTCTTATCTAAGACGGCAGTCACCTGA
- a CDS encoding alpha/beta fold hydrolase, which yields MAATQLENGVKKEKTEVFKETFVHNGDVSLYVKYNHTAKERPNRPTVLFVHGYPDDHRVWSYQMESLKEDYNVAALDLRGSGKSDKPKKQKAYNVRRIFEDLESVIRFIGNDKPVHIVAHDWGSLISWAFVADEQKSVWAKSYTAMGGPHPVLGKRSAFQMAFSGNPISLYKALSQLKRSWYILYFQIPFVPEWVWKTFSKFFWKYTMNTGGVPKNDILRNKSKEEIVATTVSNVNLYRELLRGEKYPEPKHIKTPVQVLIPLKDFAIRPELYRLHERICDSYREYTYDSNHWIQRTMPDTVSEKIREFVWEIG from the coding sequence ATGGCGGCTACCCAACTGGAAAACGGAGTAAAAAAGGAAAAGACGGAAGTTTTCAAGGAAACCTTCGTCCATAACGGCGACGTTTCTTTATATGTAAAATACAATCATACTGCGAAGGAAAGACCGAATAGACCTACAGTCCTATTCGTTCATGGATATCCTGACGATCATAGAGTTTGGTCCTACCAGATGGAGTCCTTAAAAGAGGATTATAATGTAGCCGCGCTAGATCTTAGAGGTTCGGGAAAATCGGATAAACCTAAAAAACAAAAAGCATATAACGTTCGCAGAATATTCGAAGATCTTGAATCGGTAATTCGATTTATAGGAAATGATAAGCCTGTACATATTGTTGCGCATGATTGGGGCTCCTTGATCAGTTGGGCATTCGTTGCCGACGAACAAAAATCAGTATGGGCAAAATCATATACAGCGATGGGCGGGCCTCATCCTGTGCTTGGAAAACGGAGCGCTTTCCAAATGGCTTTTTCTGGAAATCCAATCTCTTTATACAAAGCTCTTTCTCAACTTAAAAGATCTTGGTACATTCTATATTTCCAAATTCCTTTCGTACCTGAATGGGTATGGAAAACTTTCAGTAAGTTTTTCTGGAAGTATACGATGAACACTGGTGGAGTTCCTAAGAATGATATTCTTAGAAATAAATCCAAAGAAGAAATTGTTGCGACTACAGTTTCAAATGTGAATTTGTATCGAGAACTTTTAAGAGGGGAGAAGTATCCGGAACCAAAACATATCAAGACTCCGGTCCAGGTTTTAATCCCTTTGAAAGATTTTGCGATCCGACCGGAGTTGTACAGACTTCATGAAAGGATCTGCGATTCCTATCGAGAATATACATATGATAGCAATCACTGGATCCAAAGAACTATGCCCGATACGGTCAGCGAAAAGATCAGAGAGTTTGTCTGGGAGATCGGCTAA
- a CDS encoding M24 family metallopeptidase, with protein MSRETYPKEELESYRKVQALAYEAVESVRKELYPGITEKEAARKIDDYIRNAGGTSFFHYGFAWFGDRTAFRGFKRPLSLNYLKKGEGLLPHFGGKFQPSNRRLEEGMAVILDVAPTFAGRAADVGYAFSFGKNPEHDKALANLEEYRGLILRRVLEERTLAEIYLEVDARIRASGYVNCHSIYPQGVLGHKVGRLPAYNFPGGRVNGFPFQTFAYLFPQMIKDLIPGVSGHSPLWGEGSDFRAEPGLWAVEPHIGKIYNGSKESESFGAKWEEILVVTDSTAYWLDEDLPHVRLWKEKNKSKSGAKKQKEKVPA; from the coding sequence ATGTCCCGAGAAACATATCCTAAAGAAGAACTAGAATCTTACCGCAAAGTGCAAGCCTTGGCATACGAAGCGGTGGAATCCGTACGCAAGGAATTATACCCAGGGATCACGGAAAAAGAAGCAGCCCGCAAAATCGACGATTATATCCGAAATGCCGGAGGAACATCTTTCTTTCATTATGGATTTGCATGGTTCGGAGATAGAACCGCATTCCGAGGATTCAAACGTCCACTCTCCTTAAATTATTTAAAAAAAGGAGAAGGTTTACTTCCCCATTTTGGAGGAAAGTTCCAACCATCCAATCGCAGATTAGAAGAAGGTATGGCAGTGATCCTGGACGTAGCTCCTACGTTTGCAGGAAGAGCCGCAGATGTGGGATATGCATTTTCATTCGGTAAAAATCCGGAACATGACAAAGCACTCGCAAACCTAGAAGAATACAGGGGGTTGATCTTAAGAAGGGTCCTAGAAGAAAGAACCTTGGCTGAAATCTATTTGGAAGTGGATGCAAGGATCCGTGCTTCCGGATACGTTAACTGTCATTCCATCTATCCTCAGGGAGTTTTAGGTCATAAGGTGGGAAGACTTCCCGCTTATAATTTCCCTGGTGGAAGAGTGAACGGATTTCCGTTCCAAACATTCGCCTATTTATTCCCTCAAATGATAAAAGATCTGATCCCAGGAGTTTCGGGCCATTCACCATTATGGGGAGAAGGTTCCGACTTTAGAGCTGAACCTGGACTCTGGGCTGTAGAACCTCATATCGGTAAGATATATAACGGCTCCAAAGAATCGGAATCTTTCGGAGCAAAATGGGAAGAGATCCTGGTGGTTACGGACTCCACAGCATACTGGTTGGATGAGGATCTTCCTCATGTTCGCCTTTGGAAGGAGAAGAACAAGAGCAAGTCAGGCGCCAAAAAACAAAAAGAAAAAGTTCCGGCTTAA
- a CDS encoding metal-dependent hydrolase → MSSEILQDKDFHFYPVRKPKFEFSENGTSKHWMDGSAYKTHILNTWTLFFPDGERFFIRSIQKFLPNIKDPRVLRNAKAFMGQEAQHAGEHKKTWKILEDQGFKIKTFTDFVNSFFVNFVEKMMSAKSCLAATAGAEHYTSLVATIGLQIKALDQAESEMKRLWEWHAAEEIEHKSAAYDVFLDISGNYFRRMITFLGVTIVFWAATFIGAEILLWQEGLTFKWKTRKDAFRFIFIDEKVFFHALGAFFRYFRPNFHPEQEDNLELSRTIFESPEHRYYKEIA, encoded by the coding sequence ATGAGCAGCGAAATATTACAGGATAAGGATTTTCATTTTTATCCGGTCAGGAAACCTAAATTCGAATTCAGCGAGAATGGCACCAGTAAACACTGGATGGACGGTTCCGCTTACAAAACCCATATTCTGAATACCTGGACTCTATTCTTTCCGGATGGAGAAAGATTTTTTATCAGAAGTATCCAGAAATTTCTGCCGAACATCAAGGATCCAAGAGTTCTTCGGAACGCAAAGGCATTCATGGGCCAAGAAGCGCAGCATGCAGGAGAACATAAAAAGACCTGGAAAATCCTAGAAGACCAGGGTTTTAAGATCAAAACATTCACTGATTTTGTGAATTCATTCTTCGTAAATTTTGTAGAAAAGATGATGTCGGCTAAGTCTTGTTTGGCGGCGACTGCAGGCGCGGAACATTATACTTCTCTTGTGGCTACAATCGGTTTGCAAATCAAGGCCTTGGATCAGGCGGAATCGGAGATGAAACGTCTTTGGGAATGGCATGCGGCAGAAGAGATAGAACATAAATCCGCGGCTTACGATGTATTCTTGGATATCAGCGGAAATTATTTCAGAAGAATGATCACTTTCCTTGGAGTGACAATCGTATTCTGGGCGGCGACATTTATAGGTGCGGAAATTCTTCTTTGGCAAGAGGGACTTACTTTTAAATGGAAAACCAGAAAAGATGCTTTCCGTTTTATCTTTATAGACGAAAAGGTTTTCTTTCATGCGCTGGGTGCATTTTTCAGATACTTCCGTCCTAATTTTCATCCGGAACAAGAAGATAATCTGGAGTTGAGTAGGACAATCTTCGAATCGCCAGAGCATAGATATTATAAGGAAATTGCATGA
- a CDS encoding SDR family NAD(P)-dependent oxidoreductase produces MSRLSGKNVLITGASGGFGKELTKQLLKKGANLVLTDMKAPETKSEFYLENSQTVPGKILGSFAADLSSETGCEKAYKETIKIQPKIDILVNNAGLAFGGRLLDVPADKWKLILDVNLYAPIYLSRLFLPAMLERKYGQIVNLSSCAGITAPGELVYYSVSKFGIRALGEALDSGYRKQGIYTTNIYPFFANTNILHSQQFGTDKPKVVPSLIVDSPQMVVRAIVRGIEKRKMHVFPGFTAKLLRFLTRLSPGFLRGMERLGQKFS; encoded by the coding sequence ATGAGCAGATTAAGCGGGAAAAATGTTTTAATCACCGGAGCAAGCGGTGGTTTCGGTAAAGAATTAACCAAACAACTCTTAAAGAAAGGTGCAAATCTTGTACTTACGGATATGAAAGCACCTGAAACCAAATCCGAATTTTATTTGGAAAATTCACAAACGGTTCCTGGTAAAATACTCGGAAGTTTTGCGGCGGATTTAAGTAGCGAAACAGGTTGCGAAAAAGCTTATAAAGAAACGATTAAGATCCAACCTAAGATCGATATCCTAGTCAATAATGCGGGCTTGGCATTCGGTGGAAGACTGCTGGATGTTCCTGCAGACAAATGGAAATTGATCTTGGACGTAAATTTGTACGCTCCTATCTATCTTTCTCGTTTATTCTTACCTGCGATGTTGGAAAGAAAATACGGACAGATTGTAAATCTATCTTCCTGTGCCGGGATCACTGCTCCGGGAGAGTTAGTGTATTATTCGGTTTCTAAGTTCGGGATCAGAGCCTTGGGCGAAGCATTAGATTCAGGTTATAGAAAACAAGGGATCTATACGACCAATATATATCCTTTCTTCGCGAATACTAATATACTACATTCTCAACAATTCGGAACGGATAAACCTAAAGTAGTTCCTTCTTTGATCGTAGACAGTCCTCAGATGGTTGTTCGAGCCATAGTAAGAGGAATTGAAAAAAGAAAGATGCATGTCTTCCCTGGATTCACCGCGAAGTTATTGCGCTTCTTGACCAGACTGTCTCCTGGTTTTTTAAGAGGAATGGAAAGACTAGGACAAAAATTTTCTTAA
- a CDS encoding class I SAM-dependent methyltransferase, protein MKHLEMFSNRLTRMSKHWKKWARRRGITCFRIYDRDIPQVPIVIDLYENYCLVSEYLNSYPMSEEERESERNIIRNFIIEILQLVPENLFWKTRERKKGNLQYEKLDTQEKSILAHEGGLKFKVNLSDYLDSGLFLDHRTTRDLFRKEASGKNVLNLYSYTGAFSVYAAAGGAEKITSVDLSQKYLDWSKENFELNGLSHKEHEFIREDITEWLKRERNNPNRTQYDLIIVDPPTFSNSKKMRDIFDVQRDYSFLLNSIFRDFSAPGAILFFSTNFRKFKLDSDELLWEDIQDITKQTHPEDFRNEKIRFVWKMRK, encoded by the coding sequence ATGAAACATTTAGAAATGTTCTCCAATCGCCTGACTAGAATGTCCAAACATTGGAAAAAATGGGCGAGACGAAGGGGAATTACCTGTTTTCGGATCTACGATCGCGATATACCTCAGGTTCCGATCGTAATTGACTTGTATGAAAATTACTGTCTGGTCTCCGAATACTTAAATTCTTATCCGATGTCCGAGGAAGAGAGAGAATCGGAAAGAAATATTATCCGTAATTTTATAATCGAAATCCTTCAACTTGTTCCTGAAAATTTATTTTGGAAAACGAGAGAGCGCAAAAAAGGAAATCTACAATACGAAAAGTTGGATACCCAAGAGAAATCGATCCTGGCACATGAAGGTGGATTGAAGTTCAAAGTGAATCTAAGCGATTATCTGGATAGCGGACTTTTTTTGGATCATCGAACTACTCGAGATCTTTTTAGAAAAGAAGCTTCTGGGAAGAATGTTCTAAATTTATATTCTTATACCGGCGCATTCTCGGTATATGCCGCTGCCGGTGGCGCAGAAAAAATTACCAGCGTCGATCTTTCTCAAAAATATTTGGATTGGTCCAAAGAAAATTTCGAACTTAACGGATTGTCTCACAAAGAGCATGAGTTTATTAGAGAAGATATTACAGAATGGTTGAAGAGGGAAAGAAACAATCCGAATAGAACACAATACGATCTTATTATTGTTGATCCTCCTACATTCTCGAATAGTAAGAAGATGAGGGACATTTTTGATGTCCAGAGAGATTATTCTTTTTTACTGAATTCAATTTTTCGGGATTTTTCTGCGCCGGGTGCAATCCTCTTTTTCTCCACAAATTTTCGAAAATTCAAATTGGATTCGGATGAGCTTCTTTGGGAAGACATTCAGGATATTACCAAACAAACTCATCCGGAAGATTTTAGAAATGAGAAGATCCGATTTGTTTGGAAGATGAGGAAGTGA
- a CDS encoding mechanosensitive ion channel family protein, protein MDSILGSNWLLAVISVISGILLGYLFGGFIVPRLAKTLTKDQLDTNHPLYTALLSLVRFSFFIFGLYTALRFLKLEDSSEEKISLYLKVFGILVFTFSFARVGSGAFTLYSSKAEGLLPSASILNNIVRMLILLTGGLVALQTLGISVTPALTALGVGGLAFALGLQETLSNLFAGLGVLLGKKVSVGDYISLETGEEGLVEDINWRTTSLKKRNGSTIIIPNAKMSKTTYTNYSLTNTGLWTELEISIPKEGNLEKLESILGQVANFSLTQIYGKGGYNESKISFRYVSFGQSNIDLVLHLPLKNIDDSGQIKSVFIKSLHSQFRSEGIDNISANTVK, encoded by the coding sequence ATGGACTCGATTTTAGGTTCTAATTGGTTGCTTGCAGTAATTTCGGTTATTTCCGGAATTCTTTTGGGTTATCTTTTCGGTGGGTTCATAGTTCCTAGACTCGCAAAAACTCTAACAAAAGACCAGCTAGACACCAATCATCCTCTTTATACCGCGCTACTTTCCTTAGTTAGATTTTCCTTTTTTATTTTTGGATTATATACCGCTCTTCGCTTTCTGAAATTAGAAGATTCCTCCGAAGAAAAAATTTCTCTCTATCTGAAAGTATTCGGGATCTTGGTTTTCACATTTTCCTTTGCCAGAGTCGGTTCCGGAGCTTTTACTTTATATTCTTCAAAGGCAGAAGGACTTCTCCCTTCTGCATCCATACTGAATAATATAGTTCGGATGCTGATCTTACTCACTGGAGGTTTGGTCGCATTACAAACTCTCGGTATCTCCGTTACTCCTGCATTAACAGCATTAGGAGTCGGAGGTCTTGCATTCGCGTTAGGTTTGCAGGAAACTCTTTCTAATTTGTTTGCAGGGCTTGGAGTTTTACTCGGTAAAAAAGTATCCGTAGGAGATTATATTTCTTTAGAGACCGGAGAAGAAGGTCTGGTAGAAGATATCAATTGGAGAACTACTTCTCTCAAAAAAAGAAATGGAAGCACGATCATTATCCCAAATGCAAAGATGTCCAAGACTACTTATACAAATTATAGTCTTACAAACACGGGACTTTGGACCGAACTAGAGATCAGCATCCCTAAAGAAGGAAATTTAGAAAAATTAGAATCCATTCTCGGTCAGGTCGCAAATTTTTCTCTAACACAGATCTATGGAAAAGGCGGTTATAACGAATCCAAAATTTCATTTCGTTATGTTTCTTTCGGTCAATCGAATATCGATTTAGTGCTACATCTTCCTTTAAAAAATATAGACGACTCGGGACAAATTAAATCCGTTTTCATAAAATCCTTGCATTCTCAATTTAGATCAGAAGGAATCGATAACATATCCGCGAACACAGTAAAATAA
- a CDS encoding C40 family peptidase: protein MILNGIQKILVLWKEKVLPNSGALSFLIIPFFALVLVADQAKSLSDKEVHKYFYETWKLEIDPRDNLELFKEAQHWIGIPHRDNGKDESGIDCSSLAAKLVQKAYSKTIAGSSESISKQVKKISESDLQEGDLVFFNIYGEKISHMGVYLKDRKFVHASVVKGVTVNSLDEKYYQTRFVFAGRL from the coding sequence ATGATCTTGAACGGAATTCAAAAAATTCTAGTTTTATGGAAAGAGAAAGTTCTTCCAAATTCGGGCGCACTTTCTTTTTTGATCATACCTTTTTTCGCCTTGGTTTTAGTTGCGGATCAGGCAAAATCTCTTTCAGATAAAGAAGTTCATAAATATTTTTATGAAACTTGGAAATTAGAGATCGATCCCAGAGATAATTTGGAATTGTTCAAAGAAGCTCAACATTGGATCGGCATACCTCATCGAGATAATGGCAAAGACGAATCAGGAATAGATTGTTCTAGTCTTGCTGCAAAGCTAGTGCAAAAAGCATATTCCAAAACGATTGCAGGTTCTTCTGAAAGTATTTCAAAGCAGGTCAAAAAGATCTCCGAATCTGATCTGCAAGAGGGTGATTTAGTATTTTTTAATATATACGGCGAGAAGATTAGTCATATGGGAGTTTACCTGAAGGATAGAAAGTTCGTCCACGCTTCCGTAGTAAAAGGTGTGACCGTAAATTCTTTGGACGAAAAATATTATCAGACTAGATTCGTGTTTGCCGGAAGATTATGA